Genomic segment of Salvia splendens isolate huo1 chromosome 12, SspV2, whole genome shotgun sequence:
aaagacgttgaaagagcctttggggtccttcaagcccgattcaacattgtgaaggccacgtctcggctgtggtacgtaaaaaatatcgccgacatcatatatacgtgtattatcttacacaacatgattatagccgacgaaggacctagggcggctagcttttacgacgaggatgaagccggaagctcaagcgcgaggtctcccccacaccgaggtgtgcatacgacggtgggtgagaagatcaaaacaaggcacacaatgcgcgatacccgaacccacgttgagctacaagaagacctaatcaaacacatgtgagcgaaattcggccacgagtagtaggttttttaattttatgaatttaattatgtaatttttaatttttaggtgtttaattatgtaatttttaatttttaggattttaattatgtaatttttaatgtattttgtaatattattccgggtatttttaatgcattttaattttgtggaaatgtttttatttaaattgaataatggaatgatgagacccttgtgctcgtccttgcgaaaGAACACAGATGAGGGTGGTGAGCTCTTGCATAAGAGGAGGCAGAAAAAAGTGGGTCACACATCTGTGCTCGTTATCAAAAGCACGGATTTAGATGctctaaatgaaaaaaaagtaaatacagtaaaattttaaaaaatacgcATCAAAATGTTAATcgtattaaaaaataaactacACAGATCCAAATACAAAATGTGAGGTAAGCTAATCGAAGTCATGAAACAAGATATCCGTAGCATGATCCATGAGATTGGGGctcaatctcaacatcaaaacacaAAATTCCATCTGATTGAGACAGCCGTCGCCGTCCAAATCTCCTTCCTCCAACATAGAGCGCAGcagctcatcatcatcatcatcttcaaatCCCAACGCCGCCGCATTGTTCTTCAAGCTGGTGAATGTGATCATCTGGTTGTGGGAATCCATGAGCAGCTCAAACCCTTTGCACAGCTCATCGATGAACCCCTCCGCCCCCAGCTTCTCCACCATCGCCGGAAAATGATCCTCGAACACCACGCCGACGCCATTAAAATTGTTGCCTTCTCTCTTCTTATCCATTTTATAATTGCGATTGTATGCAATGATTAATGAGAGAGGTTGATTGAAGGGTTTGATTTATATAGACAGACGTGGTAAAAATGTGTGGAGAAGGAAACTTCGCAATTTGAAGAATGGCGCCGACTTCGAAAGCACTGTTCAGATTGGATTCTGTTTAAACTTTAATGCTACCATTATTGTAGGGGAGATGGatcgtctctctctctatttctctctcataAGAGAAAGCAACTGTTTCGTTGAAGTTTCAGGGAAACGAAGAGGCGATTAGGCATCGTGCATAGCATTTCCTTCTCTCTTCCAAATCGGTTTCTTAATTTGGTGTATATTctaatctttattttcttttcatcaATATCAAATCATTGTTCCAAACATATTAAACTAACTTACTTATATAATCATATAATATTGAATTCCGATTTAGGAATTTCGGGCGACACCTGTATTTGCCTGTCAGACTTTGCAATCcctcaaataataataataataataataataatttgccTGTCAGACTTTGCAATCCctcaaaaaataataataataataataataataataataataataataatataatactaataaataattaatttttagtttacaacttaattttgatttaacttttagtttaatttcaatatatttgatactctcttcgtccaaGAAAGTTGAGACAAAATTTTTGGGCATGGAGATTaagaatttatattaaataaatagaagagatg
This window contains:
- the LOC121758376 gene encoding calcium-binding protein PBP1-like, yielding MDKKREGNNFNGVGVVFEDHFPAMVEKLGAEGFIDELCKGFELLMDSHNQMITFTSLKNNAAALGFEDDDDDELLRSMLEEGDLDGDGCLNQMEFCVLMLRLSPNLMDHATDILFHDFD